One genomic segment of Chitinophaga parva includes these proteins:
- a CDS encoding ROK family transcriptional regulator, whose amino-acid sequence MSTTFIQRPVNTLQKRILKQLYFEKAQSCATLSEHLDKSIPVVTKALAEMVEDGLVVEQGFAASQGGRRPQMYSLPPRKLYTVAVAMDQLTTRIAIMDLLNENITGTKHLVMDLENNEDALPTLIKEVNDFITASGLPRAQMLGVGIGMPGFVNTREGRNLSYLHSGDEPLEKYLERMIGLPVHIDNDSSVIALAELKFGLAKKHAQVMVINVSWGIGLGMIVNGQLFRGHSGYAGELSHIPIADDGALCVCGKRGCLETEASLLVVARKAAAAMEKGHISSLLGWRKDSGKLMGDAVIEAANKGDQFAIEVLSEIGYKIGKGLAILIHIMNPELIVLSGRGTGAGKVLMAPIQQALNKYCIPSLAAYTDIQISQLAYDAELLGAAALVMETFDEAAGK is encoded by the coding sequence ATGAGTACCACTTTTATCCAACGCCCGGTGAACACCTTGCAGAAGCGCATCCTGAAGCAACTCTATTTTGAGAAGGCGCAGAGTTGTGCTACCCTGAGTGAGCACCTGGACAAGAGTATTCCCGTGGTAACCAAAGCGCTGGCGGAAATGGTGGAAGATGGGCTGGTAGTGGAACAGGGCTTTGCCGCCTCCCAGGGAGGCCGCCGCCCGCAGATGTATTCCCTGCCCCCGCGCAAGCTGTATACCGTGGCCGTGGCCATGGACCAGCTGACCACCCGCATTGCCATCATGGACCTGCTCAATGAGAACATCACGGGTACCAAACACCTGGTGATGGACCTGGAGAATAATGAAGATGCACTGCCTACTTTAATTAAGGAAGTGAACGACTTCATCACCGCCTCCGGCCTGCCCCGGGCACAAATGCTGGGCGTAGGCATTGGCATGCCGGGGTTTGTAAATACCCGCGAGGGCCGCAACCTCAGTTACCTGCACAGCGGTGACGAACCTTTGGAAAAATACCTGGAGCGCATGATAGGCCTCCCGGTACACATAGATAATGACTCCAGTGTGATAGCGCTCGCTGAACTGAAATTTGGCCTGGCCAAAAAGCACGCGCAGGTGATGGTGATCAACGTAAGCTGGGGCATAGGCCTGGGCATGATCGTGAACGGGCAACTGTTCCGCGGTCACAGCGGGTACGCCGGTGAGCTGAGTCATATCCCCATTGCAGACGACGGCGCATTGTGCGTATGTGGTAAAAGGGGCTGCCTGGAAACAGAAGCCTCGCTGCTGGTAGTGGCCCGCAAAGCTGCTGCCGCCATGGAAAAGGGCCACATTTCCAGCTTGCTGGGATGGCGCAAGGACAGCGGTAAGCTTATGGGCGATGCGGTGATAGAAGCTGCCAACAAAGGCGACCAGTTTGCCATTGAAGTATTATCAGAGATCGGTTATAAGATCGGGAAAGGCCTGGCCATTCTCATTCATATCATGAACCCTGAGCTGATAGTGCTCAGTGGCCGCGGTACCGGCGCGGGCAAGGTGTTGATGGCGCCCATACAACAGGCGCTTAATAAATACTGCATCCCCTCACTGGCAGCCTATACAGATATACAGATCTCCCAACTGGCCTACGATGCTGAATTGCTGGGCGCCGCAGCCCTGGTGATGGAGACTTTTGATGAAGCTGCAGGCAAGTGA
- the eat gene encoding ethanolamine permease, translating into MSANTSLKKAITPLELWAIAVGLVISGEYFGWNYGWGVAGTLGFLVSVLVITVLYGTFIFSFTELTTAIPQAGGPFTYAREALGPWAALVAGYATLVEFLLATPAIAVALGTYVHFLHPAMPVTGTAILVYLLLTGVNLLGIRESAGFTLVVTLLAVAELLVFMAIVGPSFKTANFMKEALPIRWVGVFAALPFAMWLYVCIEGVATVAEEVKRPHRTIPIGYISGILTLVLLALGVMVLSGGATDWRGLTNITYPLPETIARVLGRESRFTGIFTGIGLFGLLASFNGIIISYSRQLFALARDRYLPSFLAQVSPKRQTPYWALLCGAGAGILAICLGNPDQLVVLSVLGAVTMYVISMISLFRLRSRRPAMQRPFRVPGYPYTPAMALLLSLVALGSIVYYNVQLSLLFLAGLALAVLYFYLTGKYKRVWLTSIP; encoded by the coding sequence ATGTCTGCAAACACTTCGCTCAAAAAGGCCATCACGCCTTTAGAGCTCTGGGCTATTGCCGTAGGGCTGGTGATCTCCGGTGAATACTTCGGCTGGAACTATGGTTGGGGCGTCGCCGGCACCCTGGGCTTCCTGGTATCCGTACTGGTGATCACTGTATTGTACGGGACTTTTATTTTCAGCTTCACGGAGCTTACCACTGCTATTCCCCAGGCAGGCGGGCCGTTTACGTATGCGCGGGAGGCGCTGGGCCCGTGGGCCGCACTGGTGGCAGGTTACGCCACACTTGTGGAGTTCCTGCTGGCCACACCAGCTATTGCCGTGGCGCTGGGTACTTATGTACATTTCCTGCACCCGGCCATGCCGGTAACGGGTACGGCCATCCTGGTGTACCTGTTGCTCACCGGGGTAAACCTGCTGGGTATCAGGGAATCCGCAGGCTTTACGCTGGTAGTTACGCTGCTGGCCGTAGCGGAATTGCTGGTGTTCATGGCCATCGTGGGACCCTCCTTTAAAACTGCTAACTTTATGAAGGAAGCCCTGCCCATCCGTTGGGTAGGAGTATTTGCGGCGTTGCCGTTTGCCATGTGGCTGTATGTATGTATTGAAGGGGTGGCCACTGTGGCAGAAGAAGTGAAACGGCCGCACCGCACCATCCCCATTGGGTATATTTCAGGTATTCTTACGCTGGTGTTACTGGCGCTTGGCGTAATGGTACTGAGTGGTGGTGCTACAGACTGGCGGGGGCTTACCAATATCACCTACCCACTGCCGGAAACCATTGCCCGCGTGCTCGGCCGGGAAAGCCGTTTTACGGGTATATTTACAGGTATCGGGTTGTTTGGGCTGCTGGCTTCTTTCAATGGTATCATCATTAGCTACTCCAGGCAGCTTTTTGCGTTGGCCCGTGACCGTTACCTGCCATCTTTCCTCGCGCAGGTAAGTCCCAAACGGCAAACGCCCTACTGGGCCTTGCTTTGCGGGGCCGGCGCAGGCATACTCGCTATCTGCCTGGGTAACCCGGACCAACTGGTGGTGCTTTCTGTGCTGGGCGCCGTGACCATGTACGTGATCAGCATGATCAGCCTGTTCCGGCTGCGCAGCCGCCGTCCTGCCATGCAGCGGCCCTTCCGGGTGCCAGGTTACCCGTATACGCCTGCAATGGCACTGCTGCTGTCGCTGGTGGCGCTGGGAAGTATTGTGTATTACAACGTGCAGCTATCACTGCTGTTCCTGGCAGGGCTGGCCCTGGCCGTATTGTATTTTTATCTAACGGGAAAGTATAAACGCGTATGGCTTACAAGCATACCATAG
- a CDS encoding ethanolamine ammonia-lyase subunit EutB, whose product MAYKHTIGSHTYTFDSLKTLLARASPHRSGDVLAGVAASSYEERVAAQMALADLPLQTFLEEAIIPYEQDEVTRLIIDTHDAGAFAPVRHFTTGQLRDWLLSDAADTAALQALAKGLTPEMVAAVSKLMRNQDLISVARKCEVVTRFRNTIGGKGRMAVRLQPNHTTDDPRAIMASTLDGLLYGCGDAVIGINPATDSPAMTMLLLQLLDQLRQQFDIPTQSCVLCHVTTTLQIIHKAPVDLVFQSIGGTEATNRSFGINLALLHEAYDAGLSLHRGTVGNNVMYFETGQGSALSANAHGGADQQTIEARAYAVARHFSPLLVNTVVGFIGPEYLYDGKQITRAALEDHCCGKLLGLPMGVDICYTNHAAADQDDMDNLLTLLGVAGCNFIMGVPGADDIMLNYQSTSFHDAQYARSVLGLKPAPEFEAWLLRQGITDEAGKLLPVAGSHQLLGGL is encoded by the coding sequence ATGGCTTACAAGCATACCATAGGGTCACATACTTATACCTTTGATAGCCTGAAAACCTTGCTGGCCAGGGCTTCCCCGCACCGCTCGGGAGATGTGCTGGCAGGCGTGGCAGCATCCAGCTACGAGGAAAGGGTGGCCGCCCAGATGGCGCTGGCAGACCTGCCTTTGCAAACTTTCCTGGAGGAAGCCATCATTCCCTATGAGCAGGATGAGGTGACCCGCCTGATCATAGACACCCATGATGCCGGCGCCTTTGCCCCCGTGCGTCATTTTACCACCGGGCAGCTGCGCGACTGGTTGCTGAGCGATGCAGCGGATACCGCAGCCTTGCAGGCATTGGCCAAAGGCCTTACGCCGGAAATGGTAGCGGCGGTGTCTAAGCTCATGCGCAACCAGGACCTCATCAGCGTGGCACGCAAGTGTGAAGTGGTGACCCGCTTCCGTAACACCATTGGCGGGAAAGGCCGCATGGCAGTGCGTTTGCAACCCAATCATACCACGGACGATCCCAGGGCCATCATGGCCAGCACCCTGGATGGGTTGCTATATGGCTGCGGAGACGCGGTGATCGGCATTAACCCGGCTACAGACAGCCCGGCCATGACCATGCTGCTGCTGCAACTGCTGGACCAGTTGCGCCAGCAGTTTGATATACCCACCCAATCGTGTGTGCTGTGCCATGTGACCACCACGTTGCAGATCATCCACAAAGCCCCGGTAGACCTGGTGTTCCAATCCATTGGCGGCACGGAGGCTACCAACCGTAGTTTTGGGATCAACCTTGCACTGTTGCACGAAGCCTATGATGCGGGCCTTTCCCTGCACCGCGGTACGGTGGGCAATAACGTGATGTACTTTGAAACCGGCCAGGGGAGCGCCTTATCTGCCAATGCGCATGGCGGGGCAGACCAGCAAACCATTGAGGCGCGCGCCTATGCCGTGGCCCGCCATTTTAGTCCTTTACTGGTGAATACCGTGGTGGGTTTCATTGGCCCGGAATATTTATACGATGGAAAACAGATCACCCGCGCCGCACTGGAAGATCACTGCTGCGGCAAGCTGCTGGGGCTTCCCATGGGCGTAGATATTTGTTATACCAATCATGCCGCGGCAGACCAGGATGACATGGATAACCTCCTTACCCTGCTGGGCGTAGCGGGCTGCAATTTTATTATGGGCGTGCCGGGCGCGGATGATATTATGCTCAACTACCAGTCCACTTCCTTTCATGATGCACAATATGCAAGAAGCGTGTTGGGGCTGAAGCCGGCGCCTGAATTTGAAGCATGGCTGTTGCGGCAGGGCATTACGGATGAAGCCGGGAAACTCCTGCCAGTGGCGGGCTCCCATCAGTTACTGGGCGGCCTGTAA
- a CDS encoding alpha/beta hydrolase-fold protein, with the protein MKKVLIVLLLAAQGALAQKGPVVSFGHVDTLHSNILGEDRRLLIYEPPHDTAYFSKPAYPVLYLLDGDGYFAVVTTLLQQLSYINDNKACPEMIVVGITNTDRNRDLAPVPDSRLPHSGGGAAFLRFMQEELIPYIDQHYATAPYRVLAGHSLGGLTVLNALVHAPQAFQGYIATEPSVFCGNEWLLHTLRDTALHLQQHDLYLGVANTLYAGMDTAQAKKDTSLYTYHFRAILAFRDYLKQHPESGLQWAWHYYPDDNHSTSATISLYDGLRFIFRDNPWPHQLPVPLFQDTTLSNDALRTMLTTHFTKLAAHRGYPVKPSEPLINQMAYTCLQMGMPERAKMFFQLNIDYYPESFNVYDGMGDYYMAVQDKAHAKAYWKKALSLKFTDEINKKLQAAQ; encoded by the coding sequence ATGAAAAAGGTCCTTATTGTTTTACTGCTGGCGGCGCAAGGCGCGCTTGCGCAAAAAGGCCCGGTAGTGAGCTTTGGCCACGTGGACACCCTGCACTCCAACATCCTGGGGGAAGACCGCCGCCTGCTCATTTACGAGCCTCCACATGACACGGCGTACTTCTCCAAACCGGCCTACCCGGTGCTCTACCTGCTGGATGGGGATGGCTACTTTGCCGTGGTCACCACCCTGCTGCAACAACTCAGCTACATCAATGATAACAAAGCCTGCCCGGAGATGATCGTGGTGGGCATTACCAACACCGACCGTAACCGCGACCTGGCGCCGGTACCCGATTCCCGCCTGCCGCACAGTGGTGGCGGGGCAGCCTTCCTCCGCTTCATGCAGGAAGAGCTGATCCCTTACATAGACCAGCACTACGCTACCGCGCCTTACCGCGTGCTGGCCGGGCATTCCCTGGGCGGCCTCACCGTGCTTAATGCCTTAGTGCATGCACCGCAAGCTTTCCAGGGCTACATTGCCACAGAGCCCAGTGTATTTTGCGGCAACGAATGGCTGCTCCATACGCTCCGTGACACCGCCCTGCATTTACAGCAGCACGACCTTTACCTTGGCGTGGCCAACACCCTGTATGCAGGGATGGACACCGCACAGGCAAAAAAGGATACGTCTTTGTACACCTATCACTTCCGCGCTATCCTTGCCTTCCGCGATTATTTAAAGCAACACCCGGAAAGCGGCCTCCAGTGGGCCTGGCACTACTACCCGGATGATAATCATTCCACCTCCGCCACCATTTCCCTGTATGATGGCCTGCGCTTCATTTTCCGTGACAACCCGTGGCCGCATCAACTACCAGTACCGCTTTTCCAGGACACCACGCTCAGTAACGATGCATTGCGGACCATGCTGACCACCCATTTTACCAAACTGGCCGCACACCGTGGCTACCCGGTAAAACCATCAGAGCCGCTGATCAACCAGATGGCTTATACCTGCCTGCAAATGGGTATGCCGGAGCGTGCAAAAATGTTCTTCCAGCTCAACATCGACTACTACCCCGAGAGCTTTAACGTGTATGATGGCATGGGCGATTATTATATGGCCGTGCAGGACAAAGCACATGCAAAAGCATATTGGAAAAAGGCACTCTCCCTCAAGTTCACCGACGAGATCAACAAAAAATTACAGGCCGCCCAGTAA
- the eutC gene encoding ethanolamine ammonia-lyase subunit EutC encodes MEDAWVHLQQFTSARIALGRTGTSIPLKEMLAFRLAHAHARDAVYSLLEVDALQQACSEAFRLPVRVLHSQAADREVYLQRPDKGRQLDAVSVAALQDLPPEDLGKNIAFVITDGLSATAVNVHALPLLSLVLPALLESGYSLSPLHLVRQGRVAVGDAVGALLQARLVVVLIGERPGLSSPDSMGVYLTFAPQPGLTDEARNCISNIRPGGLSSEMAAARLAHLVRNALRQGLSGVHLKDDLMDGLLT; translated from the coding sequence ATGGAAGACGCCTGGGTACATTTACAACAATTTACCAGCGCCCGCATCGCGCTGGGCCGCACGGGGACCAGCATTCCCCTGAAAGAAATGCTGGCCTTCCGCCTTGCCCACGCGCACGCCCGGGACGCGGTGTACTCCCTCCTGGAGGTAGATGCGCTGCAACAAGCCTGCAGCGAGGCTTTCCGCCTGCCGGTGCGGGTGCTGCACAGCCAGGCGGCAGACCGGGAGGTGTACCTGCAAAGGCCGGATAAAGGGAGACAACTGGATGCGGTGTCTGTGGCCGCTTTGCAGGACCTGCCCCCGGAAGACCTGGGAAAGAATATTGCCTTTGTGATCACGGACGGCCTGTCTGCCACGGCGGTAAACGTACATGCGTTACCGTTATTATCGCTGGTGCTGCCGGCACTGCTGGAAAGTGGCTATAGCTTGTCTCCCCTGCACCTGGTGCGGCAAGGGCGCGTGGCGGTGGGCGACGCTGTGGGAGCGTTATTGCAGGCCAGGCTGGTGGTGGTGCTGATAGGTGAAAGGCCGGGCCTCAGCAGCCCGGATAGCATGGGCGTATATCTCACCTTTGCGCCGCAGCCGGGGCTTACAGACGAAGCACGCAATTGTATTTCCAACATCCGCCCCGGGGGCTTATCCAGCGAAATGGCCGCCGCCCGCCTGGCGCACCTGGTCCGGAATGCGCTGCGGCAGGGTCTTTCAGGCGTGCACCTGAAAGATGATCTTATGGACGGGTTGCTTACCTGA
- a CDS encoding DinB family protein: MSSTTTNQDHHRTTVKTLVDMLDGRHAHATLDDAVKDLPAHLRGEVPNDLPYSLWQLLEHIRITQWDILEFSKNPQHVSPAWPEGYWPRDPQPPDAHAWNNTLKAIKSDLAAFIALLEAKGADLYTPFPHGDGQNLLREAILIIDHTSYHVGEMIVLRRLLGAWKS; the protein is encoded by the coding sequence ATGAGCAGCACCACTACAAACCAAGACCATCACCGCACCACCGTAAAAACGCTCGTGGACATGCTGGACGGGCGCCACGCCCATGCCACGCTGGATGACGCCGTAAAAGACCTGCCGGCCCACCTGCGCGGGGAAGTGCCCAACGACCTGCCCTACAGCCTGTGGCAGTTGCTGGAACATATCCGCATTACCCAATGGGACATACTTGAGTTCTCCAAAAATCCACAACATGTGTCCCCAGCCTGGCCGGAAGGCTACTGGCCCAGGGACCCGCAGCCACCGGACGCACATGCCTGGAACAATACGCTTAAAGCCATCAAAAGTGACCTGGCAGCTTTCATTGCACTGCTGGAAGCTAAAGGTGCAGACCTGTACACGCCTTTCCCCCATGGCGATGGGCAAAACCTGCTGCGGGAAGCGATCCTCATCATTGACCATACCAGCTATCACGTGGGTGAAATGATCGTGCTGAGAAGATTACTGGGTGCATGGAAAAGCTGA
- the egtD gene encoding L-histidine N(alpha)-methyltransferase, with the protein MFTIKPVMTHYLVPGATRHDTSFYHDVIRGLGAPQKKLDSKYFYDSIGDRLFQQLMSCKEYYPTQCELDILSQQQSAIATVIQEQLPEGFDLVELGAGDATKSTYLLQQLLYNDNDYTYFPIDISANVISTLERELPQRLPGLRLQGLQGEYFDMLQEANARSRRPKVVLFMGANIGNFTRAEAGHFCTALRRLLKPGDLLMIGFDLKKHPAIILNAYNDKEGITRAFNLNLLTRINRELGANFNVDAFAHYASYDPISGACKSFLVSLEAQRVHIGEQVFRFKQDECIDMEISLKYSQEDIDQLAMESGFTPVTRFYDPKKWFVDCIWKV; encoded by the coding sequence ATGTTCACCATCAAACCTGTAATGACCCACTACCTGGTACCCGGCGCCACCCGCCACGATACCAGCTTTTACCACGATGTGATCCGGGGCCTGGGCGCCCCTCAGAAAAAACTGGACTCAAAATATTTTTACGACAGCATTGGCGACCGCCTGTTCCAGCAGCTCATGTCCTGCAAAGAGTATTATCCCACGCAATGTGAACTGGATATCCTCTCCCAGCAACAATCTGCCATTGCCACGGTGATCCAGGAGCAACTGCCGGAGGGCTTTGACCTGGTAGAACTGGGCGCCGGCGACGCCACCAAATCCACTTACCTGCTGCAGCAACTGCTGTATAACGATAACGACTATACGTATTTCCCGATCGATATTTCTGCCAATGTGATCAGCACCCTGGAACGGGAGCTGCCGCAGCGCCTGCCGGGACTGCGCTTGCAGGGATTACAGGGAGAGTATTTTGATATGCTGCAGGAGGCCAATGCGCGCAGCCGCCGGCCCAAGGTGGTGCTCTTCATGGGCGCAAACATCGGCAACTTTACGCGCGCGGAAGCCGGTCACTTCTGCACCGCGCTGCGCCGCCTGTTAAAGCCCGGCGACCTGCTGATGATCGGTTTTGACCTGAAAAAACATCCTGCCATCATCCTCAATGCGTATAATGATAAAGAAGGCATTACCCGCGCCTTTAACCTCAACCTGCTTACCCGCATCAACCGGGAACTGGGCGCCAATTTCAATGTGGATGCCTTTGCGCATTACGCCAGCTACGACCCCATCAGCGGCGCCTGCAAAAGCTTCCTGGTAAGCCTGGAGGCACAGCGGGTACATATCGGCGAGCAGGTATTCCGCTTTAAGCAGGATGAGTGCATTGACATGGAGATCTCCTTAAAATACAGCCAGGAGGATATAGACCAACTGGCCATGGAGAGCGGCTTCACACCCGTCACCCGGTTTTACGATCCGAAGAAATGGTTTGTGGATTGTATCTGGAAAGTGTAA
- the egtB gene encoding ergothioneine biosynthesis protein EgtB, translating to MHLTTQYRTVRERSMQICRPLKTEDYVVQPVVDVSPPKWHLGHTTWFFETFLLKPNVKGYTEFDPDYNFVFNSYYETVGARVVRTDRGNLSRPGVEDVMRYRDHVDTAMEAFLEQGLPEPLHDLFILGLNHEEQHQELLCTDIKYILGHNPLLPGYGHAPYAPAPEAAPTLTSIHMPEGVYEIGFAGNGFCFDNELNRHKVYLQEYYINTTLVSNAEYLAFMEAGGYTDFRYWHAEGWDWVKTHHVRSPLYWHQVDGQWMHYSWHGLEPLPPDQPVCHVSYYEAYAFAAWKGMRLPTEAEWEAAAPQLQWGRRWEWTESAYLPYPGFTKAPGAIGEYNGKFMVNQMVLRGASEVTPPGHSRITYRNFFQTPLRWQFTGIRLAK from the coding sequence ATGCACCTGACAACACAATACAGGACCGTGCGCGAAAGATCCATGCAGATCTGCCGGCCCCTGAAAACGGAAGATTATGTAGTACAACCGGTAGTGGATGTAAGCCCTCCCAAATGGCACCTGGGGCACACCACCTGGTTCTTTGAGACCTTTCTCCTTAAACCTAACGTAAAAGGCTATACGGAGTTTGACCCGGATTACAATTTTGTATTCAACAGTTATTATGAAACCGTGGGCGCCCGCGTGGTACGCACAGACCGCGGGAACCTGAGCCGCCCTGGCGTGGAAGACGTGATGCGCTACCGCGATCATGTGGACACCGCCATGGAGGCCTTCCTGGAGCAAGGGCTCCCGGAACCCCTGCATGATCTTTTTATCCTGGGCCTCAACCATGAAGAGCAGCACCAGGAACTCCTCTGCACCGATATAAAATACATCCTGGGCCACAACCCGTTGCTGCCAGGCTACGGGCATGCGCCTTATGCACCTGCACCGGAGGCAGCGCCCACCCTGACCAGCATCCACATGCCGGAAGGCGTATACGAAATTGGTTTTGCGGGCAATGGCTTCTGCTTTGACAATGAGCTGAACCGCCACAAGGTGTACCTGCAGGAATATTACATTAATACCACGCTGGTAAGCAATGCAGAATACCTGGCATTCATGGAAGCCGGTGGCTACACGGATTTCCGCTACTGGCATGCGGAGGGCTGGGACTGGGTAAAGACGCACCACGTGCGCAGCCCCCTGTACTGGCACCAGGTAGACGGGCAGTGGATGCATTATAGCTGGCATGGCCTGGAGCCCCTGCCACCGGACCAGCCGGTGTGCCACGTGAGTTACTATGAAGCCTACGCTTTTGCCGCGTGGAAAGGCATGCGCCTGCCTACCGAAGCAGAGTGGGAGGCCGCTGCGCCACAGTTGCAGTGGGGCCGGCGCTGGGAGTGGACGGAAAGTGCCTACCTGCCCTACCCCGGCTTTACCAAGGCACCGGGCGCCATTGGCGAGTACAATGGCAAGTTCATGGTAAACCAGATGGTGCTGCGCGGCGCATCGGAAGTAACACCGCCGGGACATAGCCGTATCACTTACCGCAACTTTTTTCAAACGCCGCTGCGCTGGCAATTCACCGGCATACGGCTCGCAAAATAG
- a CDS encoding ABC transporter permease/substrate-binding protein produces the protein MPDTTGFFHFVQQQSGKLLEQTLVHIGLTFISVCLAVLVGGALGILITRRKALAGAVLGVAGILQTIPSIALLGFMIPLLGIGAKPAIVALFLYALLPVVRNTYTGITGVDATILEAARGMGMSNRQVLWKVQVPLAMPVILAGIRTATVINVGVATLAAYIGAGGLGEFIFGGIALNNVGMMLAGAVPAALLAILFDWGLSRLQHLQGRHFRAALYLLPVAFVVLSSFYLLPISFKGKLLAGFTAEFMGRHDGNMGLQEVYHLNIRTVVINDMIMYKAAYDKKVDVISGSTTDGRVKAYDLAILEDDRHIFPPYYAAPIALQTTLDAHPDLAPALEKLSGIINDSIMGALNYRVDYLKEAPETVARQFLAAHHLLQPPGDGSEGTITVGAKMFGDGYLLAHMYALLIPGYTHLKVVTKTGLGGTKICFDALMNKQIDLYPEYTGTGLLVLLQAPKHTTDSIITSPQKVYDYVSNRFMQQYHVKWLSPIGFNNTYALMMRRAQAQALHIRSITDLQHYLAYH, from the coding sequence ATGCCTGACACCACCGGCTTTTTTCACTTTGTACAGCAACAATCCGGCAAGCTACTGGAGCAAACCCTGGTACACATCGGGCTCACCTTTATTTCCGTGTGCCTGGCTGTGCTGGTGGGTGGCGCACTGGGTATACTCATTACCCGCCGCAAAGCGCTGGCCGGGGCGGTGCTGGGCGTAGCCGGCATTTTACAGACCATTCCCAGCATTGCCCTGCTGGGCTTTATGATACCGCTCCTGGGTATTGGGGCTAAACCCGCCATCGTGGCACTTTTCCTCTATGCCCTGCTGCCCGTGGTGCGCAATACCTACACCGGCATTACCGGCGTGGATGCCACCATCCTGGAGGCGGCCCGTGGCATGGGCATGAGCAACCGGCAGGTGCTGTGGAAAGTGCAGGTCCCCCTGGCCATGCCCGTGATCCTGGCCGGCATCCGCACCGCTACGGTGATCAACGTGGGCGTAGCCACCCTGGCGGCCTACATTGGCGCCGGTGGCCTGGGTGAATTTATTTTCGGCGGCATAGCGCTCAATAACGTAGGCATGATGCTGGCCGGTGCCGTACCCGCTGCCCTGCTGGCTATCTTGTTTGACTGGGGGCTAAGCCGCCTGCAACACCTGCAGGGTCGCCACTTCCGCGCTGCGTTATACCTGCTGCCGGTGGCATTTGTGGTATTGTCTTCTTTTTACTTATTGCCCATTAGCTTTAAAGGCAAGCTGCTGGCCGGCTTCACAGCCGAGTTCATGGGCCGCCACGATGGCAATATGGGCCTGCAGGAAGTGTACCACCTCAACATCCGCACGGTGGTGATCAATGACATGATCATGTACAAAGCCGCTTACGACAAGAAGGTGGACGTGATCAGCGGCAGCACTACAGACGGGCGGGTAAAGGCTTACGACCTGGCCATCCTGGAAGATGACCGGCATATCTTTCCACCTTATTACGCAGCCCCTATTGCCCTGCAAACCACCCTGGACGCGCACCCGGACCTGGCACCCGCGCTGGAGAAATTATCCGGCATCATTAATGATAGCATCATGGGGGCGCTCAATTACCGGGTGGATTACCTGAAAGAAGCACCGGAAACAGTGGCGCGCCAGTTCCTGGCGGCCCATCACCTGCTCCAGCCTCCCGGCGATGGCAGCGAAGGCACCATCACCGTGGGTGCAAAAATGTTTGGCGATGGCTACCTGCTGGCCCACATGTATGCACTGCTTATACCAGGCTACACCCATTTGAAAGTGGTGACCAAAACAGGCCTGGGCGGCACCAAGATCTGTTTTGACGCGCTGATGAACAAGCAAATAGACCTGTACCCGGAATACACCGGCACGGGCCTGCTGGTACTGCTGCAGGCGCCTAAGCATACAACAGACAGTATCATTACCAGTCCACAAAAAGTATATGATTATGTAAGCAACCGCTTTATGCAACAGTATCATGTAAAATGGCTCTCACCGATAGGATTTAATAACACGTATGCTTTAATGATGCGGCGCGCACAGGCGCAGGCACTGCACATCCGCTCCATCACGGATCTGCAGCATTATCTGGCATATCACTAA